The genomic interval TTTTTATACTTCTATTGCTTCTTATCCAGGTAATTTTTGGTACTGGTTAGGAGGTTTTACTCCGTTTAGTGAATTGCGACGCAGAACTTTTGATATAGCTTTAGAAACCTATTGTGATACTTTTCCATGGATGGATCTGGGAAGAACGGTTGTTCATAAAGTCGGATTTAGTAAATTATATGAGCATGAAAAAGGTTTTTTTTGTGTAGACAGTGTATATAAAGTAATCGATAAACGTGTTGCTGCTGATTTAATAAAAGCTAAAAAAAATGGAGTTAAAGCTGTGTATGCTTATGAGGATGGAGCATTGGAAACCTTCATAAAAGCTAAAGAGCTAGGATTAATTTGTATTTATGATTTGCCAATTGCCTACTGGGAAACTGGAAGAAAACTCATGCAAGAAGAGGCACAACGCTTGCCAGATTGGGCCAAAACCCTTGGTGGGGGGATACTTGATAGTGAAGTTAAATTAGATCGAAAAAGCAGAGAATTGGAATTAGCTGATGTGGTGATTGGCCCTGGTTCCTTTGTTATTAATTCTTTGCCTGTTTGGTCTGCTGATAAAATTAAGATAGTATCTCCATTTGGTTCACCACAAAATAATTCTAAAAAAAAAATAAGCAATAATAATATTGATAGACCTCTTCGAATTCTTTTTGTTGGTTCAATGGGGCAACGAAAGGGGTTGGGGGATTTATTTGCTGCAATAAATCTACTGAAAGGGGAACAGATTGAGCTTGTGGTTTTAGGTTCTTTGTTGGCTCCAATAGATTTTTATTACTCTCAATTAGCTACTTTTACTCACGAAACAGGGCGTTCTCATGAAGAGGTTTTAAAATTAATGCAAAGTTGTGATGTTTTTTGTCTTCCTTCTATTGTCGAAGGTAGAGCATTAGTTATGCAAGAAGCAATGAGTCAAGGTTTACCTATTATTATAACTCCAAATACA from Flavobacterium ovatum carries:
- a CDS encoding glycosyltransferase, whose translation is MKGNKMKIILSHPTGNANVRAISSKFASQKMLYRFYTSIASYPGNFWYWLGGFTPFSELRRRTFDIALETYCDTFPWMDLGRTVVHKVGFSKLYEHEKGFFCVDSVYKVIDKRVAADLIKAKKNGVKAVYAYEDGALETFIKAKELGLICIYDLPIAYWETGRKLMQEEAQRLPDWAKTLGGGILDSEVKLDRKSRELELADVVIGPGSFVINSLPVWSADKIKIVSPFGSPQNNSKKKISNNNIDRPLRILFVGSMGQRKGLGDLFAAINLLKGEQIELVVLGSLLAPIDFYYSQLATFTHETGRSHEEVLKLMQSCDVFCLPSIVEGRALVMQEAMSQGLPIIITPNTGGEDLVIEGETGFLVPIRSPNAIAEKIKWFVDNRDQVIEMGDKAAEHAEKYTWNNYSTTITEELKKILK